One stretch of Bombus pascuorum chromosome 14, iyBomPasc1.1, whole genome shotgun sequence DNA includes these proteins:
- the LOC132914353 gene encoding axotactin isoform X6 — protein sequence MIDHKRWIFRILVWAYVYAIVSANLTDSSEIDLSNEMDTSTTTKRTFPDRCLVKTEPGPCKQYVQKWTFIKSEGKCKTFLYGGCLGNENRFNSEVECLHHCVGGPEHTLPPYLITKGSVYTSSTATTNTLPSTTAITPRPTFAPPEPTKPPVPKYKRGKELTFMESGYEKTFMFAQSNTFIQLDGSGIKPFQLRLCREISFKFRTKLPHGLLVYHSVKDRPESLDPYALYVIVEKGQLKVVHVFGKRSTSLTVGEGLNRDEWHSVLVRIDVHGAKLIARVDDKQEETTVEVLEHAVNYGVSEELASVVLIGGLSSEERLHGVKYIIESFVGCIRDMVLSSGKSASDLLPIQPLIATKHENVKEGCIDKCRTRENLCFISSQCVNHYNSLTCDCFGTKYEGERCDVYTATILTLRGSSYVSFRVYDWKDRVHSSVNRISLAFKTKWDDSALFYASGEIDGTPHYIAAYIMNGSVHVALDFGHKSKITTKLGDYITSNHWNNLTIFHNGSLVFVSLDDEIKVLEIPGENYNMIIDPEIYIGGGPELHKKKGLRSYNNFAGSLKYVFFNDKSIIYELKRSNPMVHYIGVLAPEYYEADVDVIPITYPFADSHIWWPIARTDSLKLSFDFKSSKPVAVVASGNVTSNHSLGYWELRVINDEIRFLLIPVLTENITVSTAVKFPPYNTSWHAVELNYTRGELSVLVDYRNKHSKLFSMAFELGDKVIIGSGKSNAGLVGCMREIQVNDERIEPRHVINTDRVIGEVALDNCQFVDPCTRPNTCEHQGKCSVTEDRITCDCTGTGYIGKNCHFTVHRKTCEELALLGYTQDRAYTIDIDGNGRFPPANVKCEFQSIEDSTKTIVEHNLPSQVDVRSTAESDFSFDIKYREFTAEMLQELISHSLYCSQYIKYDCYKAPLELHSATWFISSKGTTVDYIGNVTRGSCPCGMNRTCVDANLSCNCDVLAGTAGKWLSDEGFYERPDSLGITSMVFLQQKDLEDDAQGRITLGPLECVETNTQKYVVTFTTSQSYIEVPGWRKGDIAFSFRTTGEEAILLYQPPIRSNYPSFMVALTSEFRLTFNFTLNTGTIRELEVQSIRKLNNGDWHKIWIDYNDYHVRFMINTDYQMVELLPEEEFGPFEGSMFIGGATAEHLRTSSVRQGLIGCFRGLVVNGEILDIHSYMSVHLSEIIKDCKPSCQPNKCQNGARCVELWSNFECVCENKWAHLGTYCETNINNKALTFTSQGAFLKKNYFGKDEESEETVLLKSILLQNILINLRTYDTHSLILYANDHLNNFAHLYISNGTSIVYLFNAGNEIKNITVEYPGVNTGISIQIAIIRNEKSTTLHVNEYNSTLNATPVLLDTYSNKPWINPEKEVLAPQRPPAPPSNYFQVNLGGFDSNDLLRFGKEDMQIKGYVGCLRGLMIGEYLVDLPSLANEANHEGSKGVLPNCQMKCDATPCKNNGTCTEDFGRQEFSCNCELTSYFGEHCADEKGADFSGESVLQREFDPVDKVNQVKVQLAFSTNDVQQHTMVLLLLQTENKNYYLLVALSSQGRLIFEENREGSTYEIRLRAGIFARGNRHSIYYVRDNNTTTLLIDRQPMQMVPIPVLKPREDEDNSPGVTEIQLGGLNTTDSRFSGNEYKGYTGCLSNKTIVSHIAITK from the exons ATGATCGACCACAAAAGATGGATCTTCAGAATCCTCGTTTGGGCATACGTTTACGCGATCGTTTCAGCGAATTTAACAGATTCGTCAGAGATCGATCTGTCCAACGAAATGGACACGTCCACTACCACGAAGAGAACGTTTCCTGACAGATGTCTCGTGAAAACTGAACCAGGACCATGCAAGCAGTACGTTCAGAAATGGACGTTCATCAAGTCTGAAGGGAAATGCAAGACTTTTCTTTACGGTGGCTGCTTAGGAAACGAGAATCGTTTCAATTCGGAAGTTGAATGTCTTCACCATTGCGTGGGTGGTCCTGAAC ATACACTGCCACCTTATTTGATCACAAAGGGAAGCGTATATACATCGAGCACTGCAACCACGAACACACTGCCTTCTACCACCGCCATCACTCCACGACCAACGTTTGCACCACCGGAACCAACGAAACCACCTGTACCAAAGTACAAAAGAGGAAAG GAACTAACTTTCATGGAGTCTGGCTACGAGAAGACTTTTATGTTCGCGCAAAGTAACACGTTTATTCAGCTGGACGGTAGCGGTATAAAACCTTTTCAACTTCG ACTGTGTCGCGAGATATCCTTCAAATTTCGCACGAAATTACCCCATGGTCTACTGGTCTACCACAGCGTGAAGGATCGACCAGAGAGCTTAGACCCTTATGCTCTGTACGTGATCGTAGAGAAGGGCCAGCTGAAAGTGGTGCACGTGTTCGGAAAGCGGTCAACCAGCTTGACCGTCGGCGAGGGGTTGAACAGGGACGAATGGCATAGCGTTCTGGTGAGAATCGACGTCCACGGAGCGAAATTGATCGCCAGGGTGGACGATAAACAGGAGGAGACGACGGTCGAAGTTCTGGAGCACGCAGTCAATTACGGAGTGTCCGAAGAACTCGCGTCTGTCGTTCTTATTGGAG GGTTGAGTTCCGAGGAGAGACTGCACGGCGTGAAGTATATAATAGAATCGTTTGTTGGCTGCATAAGAGATATGGTTCTCAGCTCGGGCAAATCGGCCAGCGATTTGTTGCCCATTCAGCCTCTGATTGCCACGAAGCACGAAAATGTGAAAGAGGGCTGCATAGACAA atgTAGAACACGAGAGAATCTCTGTTTCATCTCGAGTCAATGTGTGAACCACTATAACAGTTTAACTTGCGACTGCTTTGGGACGAAGTACGAAGGAGAACGATGCGATGTATACA CGGCCACGATCTTAACATTAAGAGGTTCTTCATACGTCTCGTTCCGCGTTTACGACTGGAAAGACAGAGTTCACTCGTCTGTGAACAGGATAAGCCTTGCATTCAAG acAAAATGGGACGACTCGGCTTTATTTTACGCGTCTGGTGAAATCGATGGGACACCACACTACATAGCAGCATACATCATGAACGGATCAGTTCACGTTGCATTAGATTTCGGCCACAAGTCAAAGATCACGACTAAACTAGGCGATTATATCACCTCGAACCATTGGAATAatttaacgatatttcataatgGATCTTTGGTCTTCGTTAGTTTGGACGATGAAATCAAAGTGCTTGAAATTCCTGGCGAGAATTATAATATGATCATCGATCCTGAGATATACATTGGCGGTGGTCCTGAATTGCACAAGAAGAAAGGCCTTCgatcgtataataattttgcag GTTCGCTGAAGTACGTTTTCTTCAACGACAAGTCCATTATTTATGAGTTGAAACGTTCCAACCCCATGGTGCATTATATCGGTGTATTGGCGCCAGAGTATTACGAGGCAGATGTTGATGTGATTCCAATAACGTATCCGTTCGCGGACAGCCACATTTGGTGGCCAATAGCACGCACCGATTCCCTTAAACTCAGCTTCGACTTCAAAAGTTCGAAACCGGTGGCTGTGGTCGCGTCGGGGAATGTGACAAGTAATCATAGTCTTGGATACTGGGAG CTGCGCGTGATAAACGACGAAATTCGCTTTCTACTGATCCCGGTGTTAACGGAGAACATCACGGTCTCGACCGCCGTCAAATTTCCCCCTTACAATACCTCTTGGCACGCGGTCGAATTGAATTACACGAGAGGAGAGCTCAGTGTCCTGGTGGATTATCGGAACAAACACAGCAAACTCTTCTCCATGGCGTTCGAATTGGGCGACAAAGTTATCATCGGAAGTGGAAAAAGCAACGCGG GTCTGGTTGGATGTATGCGTGAAATACAGGTGAACGACGAGAGAATAGAACCTAGACACGTGATCAATACCGATAGAGTGATCGGCGAGGTAGCCTTGGATAATTGCCAATTCGTCGATCCTTGTACCAGGCCGAACACTTGTGAACATCAGGGGAAATGTTCGGTGACAGAGGACAGAATTACTTGTGACTGTACAGGCACTGGCTACATCGGGAAAAATTGTCACTTTA cTGTACACAGAAAAACCTGTGAAGAACTAGCGTTATTGGGATATACCCAGGACAGAGCTTACACGATCGACATCGATGGAAACGGTAGATTCCCTCCTGCGAATGTAAAGTGTGAATTCCAGTCTATCGAGGACTCGACAAAGACTATAGTAGAACACAATCTACCCTCACAAGTCGATGTTAGATCCACTGCAGAATCCGATTTCTCTTTCGACATCAAATACAGAGAGTTCACTGCAGAGATGCTACAAGAATTGATCTCACATTCGTTGTATTGTAGTCAGTACATCAAGTACGATTGCTACAAAGCGCCATTGGAATTGCATAGTGCTACATGGTTTATTAGCTCGAAAGGAACCACCGTAGACTACATAGGAAATGTGACTAGGGGATCCTGTCCTTGTGGAA TGAACAGGACATGCGTCGATGCAAATCTAAGCTGTAACTGTGATGTTCTCGCCGGAACCGCAGGAAAATGGCTGTCTGACGAAGGATTCTACGAAAGACCAGACTCCTTGGGCATCACCAGTATGGTGTTTTTGCAACAAAAAGATCTCGAAGACGATGCACAGGGACGAATTACCTTGGGACCGTTAGAATGTGTCGAAACTA ATACACAGAAATACGTCGTCACTTTCACGACCTCGCAATCATACATCGAAGTGCCTGGTTGGAGAAAAGGAGATATAGCATTCAGTTTTCGAACAACTGGAGAAGAGGCCATTCTTTTGTATCAACCACCAATTAGAAGCAATTATCCATCCTTCATGGTTGCTTTGACTTCAGAATTTCGATTGACGTTTAACTTCACTCTAAATACTGGTACTATCAGAGAGTTAGAGGTGCAGAGCATAAGAAAATTGAACAATGGCGACTGGCATAAAATCTGGATCGACTATAATGATTATCACGTCAGATTCATGATCAACACCGACTATCAAATGGTTGAGTTGTTACCTGAAGAAGAGTTTGGGCCATTCGAAGGTTCTATGTTTATTGGCGGAGCCACTGC AGAACACTTGAGGACTTCTTCAGTTCGTCAAGGACTCATCGGCTGTTTCCGTGGTTTGGTTGTGAATGGGGAGATTTTAGACATTCACAGCTACATGTCGGTCCACCTATCCGAGATCATAAAGGACTGCAAACCCTCCTGTCAACCGAACAAGTGTCAGAACGGTGCCAGATGTGTAGAACTGTGGAGCAACTTCGAGTGCGTCTGCGAGAACAAATGGGCTCACCTTGGCACCTATTGCGAAACGA ATATAAACAACAAGGCCTTGACATTCACTTCCCAAGGTGCGTTTctcaaaaagaattactttgGTAAGGACGAAGAAAGCGAAGAAACAGTATTGTTGAAGAGTATactgttacaaaatattctgaTCAACTTGAGGACATATGATACTCATTCGTTGATCTTGTATGCGAATGatcatttgaataattttgctCATCTTTACATCTCGAATGGCACCAGTATAGTGTATCTGTTCAACGCTGGTAATGAGATTAAGAACATCACCGTGGAATATCCAG GTGTGAACACAGGAATTTCGATCCAAATCGCAATAATTCGGAACGAAAAATCAACGACACTTCACGTGAACGAGTACAACTCTACTCTAAACGCCACTCCAGTCTTGCTAGACACGTACTCGAATAAACCTTGGATAAATCCAGAAAAGGAAGTACTGGCACCTCAGAGGCCACCAGCGCCGCCCAGCAATTACTTCCAG GTGAATCTAGGAGGCTTCGATTCGAATGATCTGCTGAGGTTCGGCAAAGAAGATATGCAAATTAAGGGATACGTCGGCTGTCTCCGTGGATTGATGATCGGAGAATATCTAGTTGATTTGCCTAGCCTTGCGAACGAGGCTAATCACGAGGGTAGCAAAGGAGTGCTACCTAATTGTCAGATGAAATGTGACGCTACCCCGTGCAAGAACAACGGAACTTGTACGGAAGATTTTGGAAGACAGGAGTTTTCTTGTAACTGTGAATTGACGTCGTACTTTGGGGAACATTGTGCTGATG AAAAGGGAGCAGACTTCAGTGGCGAGAGTGTTCTGCAGCGCGAGTTCGACCCGGTTGACAAAGTGAACCAAGTGAAGGTTCAATTAGCATTCTCAACTAACGATGTTCAACAACATACCATGGTTCTTCTACTATTACAAACAGAAAATAA AAACTACTACTTGCTGGTTGCTTTGTCGTCACAAGGTAGGCTGATTTTTGAAGAAAACAGAGAAGGCTCCACATATGAAATACGTTTACGTGCAGGAATCTTCGCACGTGGAAACCGACACAGCATTTACTATGTTCGAGATAATAATACAACCACGCTTCTG ATCGATCGCCAACCGATGCAAATGGTACCAATACCAGTGTTGAAGCCGAGAGAAGACGAGGACAATAGTCCAGGCGTGACAGAGATTCAACTAGGCGGTCTGAACACGACAGATTCTCGATTCAGCGGCAATGAATACAAGGGATACACCGGCTGTCTGAGCA ACAAAACGATCGTCAGCCACATTGCGATTACGAAATGA